From a region of the Janthinobacterium sp. 61 genome:
- a CDS encoding hybrid sensor histidine kinase/response regulator, which yields MSQDQHGDLSAFSMLDLFRMEADSQTQILTDGLLAMERHAGDAAAVEAMMRAAHSIKGAAAIVGLQVVVQLAHGMEDSFVAAQHGRLKLTPERVDVLLSGVDLIVQLSRLDDAGAEAWLAANAAQIDQTLNAIAGIAELPELPALPSLPLSVPAPTPAPLAPEAAEPHALVASGLAGEEVESSAAAPAPRAGAPAKAQAQNFDKLLSLASESRINAHQMHPFIGALQRFKRNQSSLFSAIEHLHEAIARSGDAGLMEKSLLALQKTQPLKQFMLEHIADIETYERRLLAVSQGMVDEVLALRMRPFRDGIHAFPRMVRDLARSLGKEVQLKIDGEETLVDRDILAKIESPLNHMLRNAIDHGMEGPYERIEVGKEAMGTIRMEARHRAGMLSIEISDDGRGVDLEKIRQSVIERKMASPAMAAALSPGELLEFLFLPAFSLKATANQLSGRGVGLDIVHETIRQQNGTVRLESEPGRGFRALITLPLTQSIVRALVIDVQGEAYAIPIVKVESVVRVPQAAIHTLENKQFFELKGEHLGLVSAAQVLELGEAPSSADDLPVVVIGRGKQSYALVVDAIRGEQSLAVQAIDPIFGKMRDISAAALLDDGEPVLILDVPDLLLSIDKLLHEGGLHQLAQAGHAQQRRAKRILVVDDSLTVREMERKLLLARGFDVDVAIDGIDGWNVVRSGEYDLVITDVDMPRMDGIELVSLIKKDLHLHKLPVMIVSYKDRPEDRARGLSAGADYYLTKGSFHDETLLDAVADLIGDARL from the coding sequence ATGAGCCAGGACCAGCACGGCGACCTGAGTGCCTTTTCCATGCTGGACCTGTTCCGCATGGAGGCGGACAGCCAGACCCAGATTCTCACCGATGGCTTGCTGGCCATGGAGCGCCATGCGGGCGACGCGGCCGCCGTCGAAGCGATGATGCGCGCGGCGCACTCGATCAAGGGCGCCGCCGCCATCGTCGGCCTGCAAGTGGTGGTGCAGCTGGCGCACGGCATGGAAGACAGCTTTGTCGCCGCCCAGCACGGCCGCTTGAAACTCACGCCCGAACGGGTCGACGTACTGCTGTCGGGCGTCGACCTGATCGTGCAGCTGTCGCGCCTGGACGATGCGGGTGCCGAAGCGTGGCTGGCAGCCAACGCGGCGCAGATCGACCAGACCCTGAACGCCATCGCCGGCATCGCCGAGCTGCCCGAACTGCCTGCCCTGCCCTCGCTGCCTTTGTCTGTGCCGGCGCCAACGCCGGCCCCCTTGGCGCCGGAAGCCGCCGAGCCGCATGCCCTCGTGGCCAGCGGCCTGGCGGGCGAGGAAGTGGAATCGTCTGCGGCCGCGCCCGCGCCGCGAGCCGGTGCGCCCGCCAAGGCCCAGGCACAGAATTTCGACAAACTGCTGTCGCTGGCCAGCGAATCGCGCATCAATGCGCACCAGATGCACCCCTTCATCGGCGCCCTGCAACGCTTCAAGCGCAACCAAAGCAGCCTGTTTTCCGCCATCGAACACCTGCATGAGGCCATTGCCCGCTCGGGCGACGCGGGCCTGATGGAAAAATCCCTGCTGGCACTGCAAAAGACGCAACCCCTGAAGCAGTTCATGCTGGAGCACATCGCCGACATCGAAACCTATGAACGGCGCCTGCTGGCCGTCTCGCAGGGTATGGTCGACGAAGTGCTGGCCCTGCGCATGCGCCCTTTCCGCGACGGCATCCACGCATTTCCCCGCATGGTGCGCGACCTGGCGCGTAGCCTGGGCAAGGAAGTGCAGCTGAAAATCGACGGCGAAGAGACCCTGGTCGACCGCGACATCCTGGCGAAGATCGAAAGCCCGCTGAACCACATGCTCAGGAATGCCATCGACCATGGCATGGAAGGCCCGTACGAGCGCATCGAGGTGGGCAAGGAAGCAATGGGCACGATACGCATGGAGGCGCGCCACCGCGCCGGCATGCTGAGCATCGAGATCAGCGATGACGGACGCGGCGTCGACTTGGAAAAAATCCGCCAGTCCGTGATCGAGCGCAAGATGGCCAGCCCCGCCATGGCCGCCGCACTGTCGCCCGGCGAGCTGCTGGAATTCCTGTTCCTGCCCGCATTCAGCCTGAAAGCGACGGCCAACCAGCTGTCCGGCCGTGGCGTCGGGCTCGATATCGTGCACGAGACGATACGCCAGCAAAACGGCACGGTGCGCCTGGAGTCCGAGCCGGGACGGGGTTTCCGCGCCCTGATTACCCTGCCGCTGACGCAGTCGATCGTGCGCGCGCTGGTGATCGACGTACAGGGCGAAGCCTACGCCATCCCCATCGTCAAGGTGGAAAGCGTGGTGCGCGTGCCGCAAGCGGCCATCCATACGCTGGAAAACAAGCAGTTCTTTGAACTCAAGGGCGAGCATCTGGGCCTGGTGTCGGCGGCGCAGGTGCTGGAACTGGGCGAAGCGCCCAGTAGCGCCGACGATTTGCCGGTGGTGGTGATCGGGCGCGGCAAACAAAGCTATGCGCTGGTGGTCGACGCCATCCGCGGCGAGCAAAGCCTGGCGGTGCAGGCGATCGATCCGATCTTCGGCAAGATGCGCGACATTTCCGCCGCCGCCCTGCTCGATGATGGCGAGCCGGTGCTGATCCTCGACGTGCCCGACCTGCTGCTGTCGATTGACAAGCTGCTGCACGAGGGCGGCCTGCACCAGCTGGCGCAGGCTGGCCACGCGCAGCAGCGCCGCGCCAAGCGCATCCTGGTGGTCGACGATTCGCTGACGGTACGCGAGATGGAGCGCAAGCTGCTGCTGGCGCGCGGCTTCGATGTCGACGTGGCCATCGATGGCATCGACGGCTGGAACGTGGTGCGCAGCGGCGAGTACGATCTGGTCATCACCGACGTGGACATGCCGCGCATGGATGGCATCGAACTGGTCTCGTTGATCAAGAAGGACTTGCACCTGCACAAGCTGCCGGTGATGATCGTTTCGTACAAGGACCGCCCGGAAGACCGCGCGCGCGGCCTGTCCGCCGGCGCCGACTATTATCTGACCAAAGGCAGCTTCCACGACGAGACCTTGCTCGACGCGGTGGCAGACCTGATAGGAGATGCCCGCTTATGA
- a CDS encoding chemotaxis protein CheW, producing the protein MTNIIGTETLESIDDCWNHIGVVGDQSCPKLPANVHCRNCDVYAGAAQRNLQRPVDEHYQRDWASHFRQIDTGGEVRDSSALVFRIGREWLALPTRVFDSVAPQARPHVLPHRSGRGLSGIVNIGGKLYPCMSLASLLGIDEQGAPPVKGRHTFPRLLLMRWEEQAYALPVADLHGIVRYASGSVQTPAATINKGLSRFLSGVITEGDMRIGCLDTALIGFQLARLLR; encoded by the coding sequence ATGACAAACATCATCGGCACCGAGACCCTGGAAAGCATTGACGACTGCTGGAACCATATCGGCGTGGTCGGCGACCAGAGCTGCCCAAAGCTGCCAGCCAATGTCCATTGCCGCAACTGCGACGTGTATGCGGGCGCGGCCCAGCGCAACCTGCAGCGGCCCGTGGACGAACACTACCAGCGCGACTGGGCCAGCCACTTCCGCCAGATCGATACGGGCGGGGAAGTGCGCGACAGCTCGGCGCTGGTGTTTCGCATCGGCCGTGAATGGCTGGCGCTGCCCACGCGCGTGTTCGACTCCGTGGCGCCGCAAGCCAGGCCGCACGTGCTGCCGCACCGCAGTGGGCGCGGCCTGTCTGGCATCGTCAACATCGGCGGCAAGCTGTATCCGTGCATGTCGCTGGCCAGTTTGCTGGGCATCGACGAACAGGGCGCACCGCCAGTCAAGGGCCGTCACACCTTTCCGCGCCTGCTGCTGATGCGCTGGGAAGAGCAAGCCTACGCCCTGCCTGTGGCCGACCTGCACGGCATCGTGCGCTATGCGTCGGGCAGCGTGCAAACGCCTGCGGCCACCATCAACAAGGGCCTGTCGCGCTTTCTATCGGGCGTGATCACCGAGGGCGACATGCGCATCGGCTGCCTGGACACGGCGCTGATCGGCTTTCAACTTGCGAGACTATTACGATGA
- a CDS encoding protein-glutamate O-methyltransferase CheR has translation MTAQALLRRATGLSVSKAVAERAVGQRMEQTGFSDSVAYLQALTPAEMTQLIELVVVPESWLFRDPQAFYATVELVQERWARGRATRILSIPCAGGEEPYSMAMALRDGGVPKQAFSIDAYDLSPGCIERAQAGVYGRNAFRAQDVAFRERYFTHVADDAYRIIDALREQVIFRQGNLLQFDTATYSRHYDVIFCRNLLIYFDKPTTRAAIHKLSALLADDGMLLAGYAEVPSFCQNGFATLQFRQAFALKKETAVPAAPFQAAPLPAARTLRSVPPAPRRAAAPAPPITQEAPRTRPVSAPSHQPAQAAHADLLAEARLLADRGQLREAGEKCHAHLARVPEAAEAYFMLGMINELAGKTDLADDYWRRCIYLQPDHYEALCHLALLAERNGNHTAATTLKARAARIYQRRQASN, from the coding sequence ATGACGGCACAAGCCCTGCTGCGCCGCGCGACCGGCCTGTCCGTCTCCAAAGCCGTGGCCGAACGGGCCGTGGGCCAGCGCATGGAGCAGACGGGCTTCAGCGATAGCGTAGCCTATCTGCAGGCGCTCACGCCGGCCGAAATGACGCAGCTGATCGAACTGGTGGTGGTGCCCGAATCGTGGCTGTTCCGCGACCCGCAGGCGTTTTACGCTACCGTCGAACTGGTGCAGGAACGCTGGGCACGGGGGCGCGCCACGCGCATCCTGTCGATTCCCTGCGCGGGTGGAGAGGAACCCTATTCGATGGCCATGGCATTGCGCGACGGCGGCGTGCCGAAACAGGCGTTCAGCATCGACGCCTATGACCTGAGCCCCGGCTGCATCGAGCGGGCGCAGGCGGGCGTGTATGGCCGCAACGCCTTCCGCGCGCAGGACGTGGCCTTCCGCGAACGCTATTTCACGCACGTGGCCGACGATGCCTACCGCATCATTGACGCCTTGCGCGAACAGGTAATCTTCAGGCAGGGCAACCTGCTGCAGTTCGATACCGCCACCTACAGCCGCCATTACGACGTCATCTTCTGCCGCAATCTGCTGATCTATTTTGACAAGCCTACCACGCGCGCGGCCATCCATAAGCTGTCGGCCCTGCTGGCCGACGACGGCATGCTGCTGGCCGGCTACGCGGAAGTGCCCTCGTTCTGCCAGAACGGCTTTGCGACGCTGCAGTTCCGCCAGGCCTTCGCCCTGAAGAAGGAAACGGCGGTGCCGGCGGCCCCCTTCCAGGCGGCGCCGCTGCCGGCCGCGCGTACCCTGCGCAGCGTGCCGCCCGCACCGAGGCGCGCAGCCGCTCCCGCCCCTCCCATCACACAGGAGGCGCCGCGCACGCGCCCCGTGTCCGCACCATCGCACCAGCCGGCGCAGGCCGCCCACGCCGACTTGCTGGCCGAGGCACGCCTGCTGGCCGACCGTGGCCAGTTGCGCGAAGCCGGTGAAAAATGCCACGCCCACCTGGCCCGCGTACCAGAAGCGGCGGAAGCGTATTTCATGCTGGGCATGATCAATGAACTGGCGGGCAAGACGGACCTGGCCGACGACTACTGGCGCCGCTGCATCTATTTGCAGCCGGATCATTACGAGGCGCTGTGCCATCTGGCCCTGCTGGCCGAGCGCAACGGTAACCACACGGCTGCCACCACCCTGAAGGCGCGCGCGGCGCGCATCTACCAGCGCCGCCAGGCGTCCAACTAA
- a CDS encoding chemotaxis protein CheW: MKVLLFHIGRDRYGLPLAGIVRVLPLLELKQLPLTPDYVAGLMDLHGAPVPVIDLSRLAGLPAAAAQFDTRIIIVDYRAPGGATHALGLLASQVRGIADIDTQQLEDSGVATVPFLGQVASDADGIVQLVELAQLLPPDVRALLFQDASTA, from the coding sequence ATGAAAGTGCTGCTCTTTCACATCGGACGCGACCGCTACGGCCTGCCCCTGGCAGGCATCGTGCGCGTGCTGCCGCTGCTGGAGCTGAAGCAGCTGCCGCTCACGCCAGACTATGTGGCCGGCCTGATGGACTTGCACGGCGCGCCCGTGCCCGTGATCGATCTGTCGCGCCTGGCCGGGCTGCCAGCTGCTGCCGCGCAGTTTGACACGCGCATCATCATCGTCGACTACCGCGCACCTGGCGGCGCCACGCATGCGCTGGGCCTGCTGGCTTCGCAGGTGCGCGGGATCGCCGACATCGACACACAACAGCTTGAAGACAGCGGCGTGGCGACGGTGCCCTTCCTGGGCCAGGTGGCCAGCGACGCCGACGGTATCGTGCAGCTGGTCGAGTTGGCACAACTGCTGCCGCCCGACGTGCGTGCGCTGCTGTTTCAAGATGCGAGCACGGCATGA
- a CDS encoding methyl-accepting chemotaxis protein — protein MFKDLRIKNKLYLGFGSIVAIILILLGVAYNSFSRLSEANAWDRHTMDVLVEIDKIHNSILQIQVEVRGFILTGNEASLNPETDEMAVLSQHTQKAISMTVDNKVQSERFRKIDALTSTWVKEWINPLIEKRRALGNGPGATEAVARTMPPTGYPAVAQANKLLDEVAAEESRLLAERTATTAKLQETMLLTLALGGLLCVVLALGISYLLGRSILGPLNNLTDAVGRIAGGEQNARAAILSRDELGKVTEEFNRMAQTIQDNQSNELAATNTLRAKVDSLLEVVSKAASGDLTGKVSITGSDAIGQLGNGLAKMFENLRSLLNNVQKAGIQVTTSATEIAASARQQEATGIEQAQTSVEILSTTKEISANTSQLLKTMEDATAVADYTTNATAEAQNNLKRMDSTMQHMVSATDSINAKLAALSEKASNINSVLITITKVADQTNILSLNAAIEAEKAGEAGRGFSVVATEIRRLADQTSVSTWDIEQMLKEMQSAVSASVMGMDKFSEEIRRSVGEVRQVAEQLSSVMDQVQKLTPQFDAVLQGMQSQAIGASQISDTMMQLNDATQQTVESLKATSEAVHQLQYAAGDLQSSVSTFAVNI, from the coding sequence ATGTTCAAAGACCTGCGTATCAAGAATAAACTGTACCTGGGCTTCGGCTCGATCGTGGCCATCATCCTGATCCTGCTGGGCGTGGCCTACAACAGTTTTTCGCGCCTCTCGGAAGCCAATGCATGGGACCGCCACACGATGGACGTGCTGGTCGAAATCGACAAGATTCACAATTCCATCCTGCAAATCCAGGTGGAAGTGCGCGGTTTCATTCTCACCGGCAACGAAGCCTCGCTGAACCCGGAAACGGACGAGATGGCGGTGCTGTCGCAGCACACGCAAAAAGCCATCAGCATGACGGTCGACAACAAGGTGCAGTCTGAACGCTTCCGCAAGATCGACGCGCTGACCAGCACCTGGGTCAAGGAGTGGATCAATCCCCTGATCGAAAAGCGCCGCGCGCTGGGCAATGGCCCGGGCGCCACGGAAGCGGTGGCGCGCACCATGCCGCCTACCGGCTACCCGGCCGTCGCACAGGCCAACAAGCTGCTCGACGAAGTCGCTGCCGAGGAAAGCCGCTTGCTGGCCGAACGCACGGCCACCACGGCGAAATTGCAGGAAACCATGCTGCTGACCCTGGCGCTGGGCGGCTTGCTGTGCGTCGTGCTGGCGCTGGGCATTTCCTACCTGCTGGGCCGTTCCATCCTCGGTCCGCTGAACAACCTGACGGATGCCGTCGGGCGCATCGCCGGCGGCGAGCAAAACGCGCGCGCCGCCATCCTCTCGCGCGACGAGCTGGGCAAGGTGACGGAAGAATTCAACCGCATGGCGCAAACCATCCAGGACAACCAGTCCAATGAACTGGCCGCCACGAATACCTTGCGCGCCAAGGTCGATTCGCTGCTGGAAGTGGTGTCGAAGGCGGCCTCGGGCGACCTGACGGGCAAGGTCAGCATCACGGGCAGCGACGCCATCGGCCAGCTGGGCAACGGCCTGGCGAAGATGTTCGAGAACCTGCGCAGCCTGCTCAACAATGTGCAAAAGGCCGGCATCCAGGTCACGACGTCCGCCACTGAAATCGCCGCCTCGGCGCGCCAGCAGGAAGCCACGGGCATTGAGCAAGCGCAAACCAGCGTGGAAATTCTCAGCACCACCAAGGAAATCTCGGCCAATACGAGTCAGTTGCTGAAAACCATGGAAGACGCGACCGCCGTGGCCGACTACACGACGAATGCCACGGCCGAGGCACAGAATAACCTCAAGCGCATGGATTCGACCATGCAGCATATGGTATCGGCCACCGATTCCATCAACGCCAAGCTGGCCGCCCTGTCGGAAAAGGCCAGCAATATCAATAGCGTACTGATCACCATCACCAAGGTGGCCGACCAGACCAATATCCTGTCGCTGAACGCCGCCATCGAGGCGGAAAAAGCGGGCGAGGCGGGCCGCGGCTTCTCCGTGGTGGCGACCGAAATCCGCCGCCTGGCCGACCAGACCTCCGTTTCCACCTGGGATATCGAGCAAATGCTCAAGGAAATGCAGTCGGCCGTGTCGGCCAGCGTGATGGGCATGGATAAATTCTCGGAGGAAATTCGCCGCAGCGTAGGCGAAGTACGGCAAGTGGCCGAGCAGCTGTCGTCCGTGATGGACCAGGTGCAAAAGCTCACACCTCAATTTGATGCCGTGCTGCAAGGCATGCAGTCGCAAGCGATAGGCGCGTCGCAGATTTCCGACACCATGATGCAGCTCAACGATGCCACCCAGCAGACGGTGGAGTCCTTAAAAGCCACCAGCGAGGCGGTGCACCAGCTGCAATATGCGGCGGGCGACCTGCAGTCGAGCGTCTCGACCTTCGCCGTGAACATTTGA
- a CDS encoding argininosuccinate synthase, with amino-acid sequence MSDIKKVVLAYSGGLDTSVILKWLQDNYQCEIVTFTADLGQGEELEPARAKAIKFGIKPENIHIEDVREEFVRDFVFPMFRANTVYEGEYLLGTSIARPLIAKRLIEIANATGADAISHGATGKGNDQVRFELGAYALKPGVKIIAPWREWDLLSREKLLKYAEDAGIEIDMKHKNGGAPYSMDANLLHISFEGRHLENPSAEAEETMWRWTVSPENAPDEAEYLDIEYEKGDIVAINGVRMSPATVLAELNKVGGKHGVGRLDLVENRYVGMKSRGCYETPGGTIMLKAHRAIESITLDREVAHLKDDLMPRYASMIYNGYWWAPERVALQTLIDHTQETVNGWVRIKLYKGNVIVVSRDSKTDSLFDMNIATFDEDGGAYNQADAGGFIKLNALRMRIAAIAREKRGQK; translated from the coding sequence ATGAGCGACATTAAAAAAGTAGTCCTGGCCTATTCCGGCGGACTCGACACCTCCGTCATCCTGAAATGGCTGCAAGATAACTACCAGTGCGAAATCGTCACCTTCACGGCCGACCTGGGCCAGGGCGAAGAACTGGAACCGGCGCGCGCCAAGGCCATCAAATTCGGCATCAAGCCGGAAAACATCCATATCGAAGACGTACGCGAAGAATTCGTGCGCGATTTCGTCTTCCCGATGTTCCGCGCCAACACCGTGTATGAAGGCGAATACCTGCTGGGCACCTCGATCGCCCGTCCGCTGATCGCCAAGCGCCTGATCGAAATCGCCAACGCCACCGGCGCCGACGCCATCTCGCACGGCGCCACCGGCAAGGGCAATGACCAGGTGCGTTTCGAACTGGGCGCCTACGCCCTGAAGCCAGGCGTGAAAATCATCGCCCCATGGCGCGAGTGGGATTTGCTGTCGCGTGAAAAACTGCTGAAGTACGCGGAAGACGCCGGCATCGAAATCGACATGAAGCACAAGAACGGCGGCGCGCCGTACTCGATGGACGCCAACTTGCTGCACATCAGCTTTGAAGGCCGCCACCTGGAAAACCCCAGCGCCGAAGCGGAAGAAACCATGTGGCGCTGGACCGTCAGCCCTGAAAACGCGCCGGACGAAGCGGAATACCTGGACATCGAATATGAAAAAGGCGATATCGTCGCGATCAACGGCGTGCGCATGTCGCCCGCCACCGTGCTGGCCGAACTGAACAAAGTTGGCGGCAAGCATGGCGTGGGACGCCTGGACCTGGTGGAAAACCGCTACGTCGGCATGAAATCGCGCGGCTGCTATGAAACCCCGGGCGGCACCATCATGCTGAAAGCCCACCGCGCCATCGAATCGATCACCCTGGACCGCGAAGTGGCCCATCTGAAAGATGATTTGATGCCGCGCTACGCGTCGATGATCTACAACGGCTACTGGTGGGCTCCCGAGCGCGTTGCCCTGCAAACCCTGATCGACCACACGCAGGAAACCGTGAACGGCTGGGTACGCATCAAGCTGTACAAGGGCAATGTCATCGTCGTCTCGCGCGATTCGAAGACGGACTCGCTGTTCGACATGAACATCGCCACCTTCGACGAAGACGGCGGCGCCTACAACCAGGCCGACGCCGGCGGCTTCATCAAGCTGAACGCCTTGCGCATGCGCATCGCCGCCATCGCCCGCGAAAAGCGCGGCCAGAAGTAA
- the argF gene encoding ornithine carbamoyltransferase translates to MSIKKPIKHYLQFSDFTLEEYEYVIERAHLIKRKFKNYEIYHPLIDRTLVMVFEKNSTRTRLSFEAGMHQLGGAAIYLNTRDSQLGRGEPVEDAGQVMSRMCDIIMVRTFGQEIIERFAANSRVPVINGLTNEHHPCQVFADIFTYIEHRGSIAGKVVAWIGDANNMLYSWLQAAEVFGFHVNVSTPKGYDIDLSQVKTERYTFFANPSDACEGAHLVNTDVWTSMGYEAENAARIAAFDGWIVDGAKMARAAPDALFMHCLPAHRGEEVAAEVIDGPQSVVWDEAENRLHVQKALIEYLLLGKIN, encoded by the coding sequence ATGTCGATAAAAAAACCGATCAAGCACTACCTCCAGTTCTCCGATTTCACGTTGGAAGAGTACGAATATGTGATCGAACGCGCCCATCTGATCAAGCGCAAGTTCAAGAATTACGAAATCTACCATCCACTGATCGACCGCACCCTGGTGATGGTCTTTGAAAAGAACTCCACCCGCACGCGACTGTCGTTCGAAGCCGGCATGCACCAGCTGGGCGGTGCCGCCATCTACCTGAACACGCGCGACTCCCAGCTGGGCCGCGGCGAGCCAGTGGAAGATGCGGGCCAGGTCATGTCGCGCATGTGCGACATCATCATGGTGCGCACCTTCGGCCAGGAAATCATCGAGCGTTTCGCCGCCAACTCGCGCGTACCGGTGATCAATGGCCTGACCAATGAACACCACCCGTGCCAGGTGTTTGCCGACATCTTCACCTACATCGAACACCGCGGCTCAATCGCTGGCAAGGTCGTTGCCTGGATCGGCGACGCCAACAACATGCTGTACTCATGGCTGCAGGCGGCCGAAGTGTTCGGCTTCCACGTCAATGTGTCGACGCCAAAAGGCTACGACATCGACCTGTCGCAAGTCAAAACCGAGCGCTACACGTTCTTCGCCAACCCTTCCGACGCCTGCGAGGGCGCGCACCTGGTCAACACGGACGTGTGGACCAGCATGGGCTACGAAGCGGAAAACGCGGCCCGTATTGCCGCCTTCGACGGCTGGATCGTCGATGGCGCGAAGATGGCCCGCGCCGCGCCCGACGCCCTGTTCATGCACTGCCTGCCCGCCCACCGCGGCGAGGAAGTGGCCGCCGAAGTGATCGACGGCCCGCAATCGGTGGTGTGGGACGAGGCGGAAAACCGTCTGCACGTGCAAAAAGCGCTGATCGAGTACCTGTTACTGGGTAAAATCAACTAA